The sequence ACATGAAGTGAAAAATACTCAACGTGCGACCTCATTCCAAGAATGAAGTATTTCAACtgtctatgttttttgttttgttgtctcattgtattattatttaatcAGGTAATGTTTCACGCATTGAGCCCTGCAGTTAACATAGAAAATGTCTATCTTCATGTGAAAATATCTTGCTTAATTGGGTTTATGTTTGATATCATGAAGACTCACTCATTAAATTGACACACCCCACAATGAATGtggaataaaacatgtatttattatttCTCCTGCCAAGTCAACTAGTGGAGAAATATTACAACTAATACAAAACacctatactgtacatacagttgaagtcggaagtttacatacaccttagccaaatacatttaaactcagtttttcacaattcctgacatttaatcctagtaaaaattccctgtcttaggtcagttacgatcaccactttattttaagaatgtgaaatgtcagaataatactagagagaattatttatttcagcttttatttctttcatcacattcccagtgggtcagaagtatacacacactcaattcgtattctgtaacattgcctttaaattgcttaacttgggtcaaacatttcgggtagccttccacaagcttcccacaataagttgggtgaattttggctcctgacagagctggtgtaactgagtcaggtttgtaggcctccttgctcgcacacactttttcagttctgcccacaaatgttctataggattgaggtcagggctttgtgatggccactccaataccttgactttgttggccttaagccattttgccacaactttggaagtatgcttggggtcattgtccatttggaagacccatttgtgaccaagctttaacttcctgactgatgtcttgagatgttgctttaatatatacacatcattttccatcctcataatgccatctattttgagaagtgcaccagtccctcctacagcaaagcacccccacaacatgatgctgccaccccgtgcttcacctccccctttttcctccaaacataacaatggtcattatggccaaacagttctatttttgtttcatcagaccagaggacatttctccagaaagtgcgatctttgtccccatgtgcagttgcaaacggtagtctggcttttttatggcggttttggagcagtggcttcttccttgctgagcggcctttcaggttatgtcgatataggactctttttactgtggatatagatacctttgtactcgtttcctccagcatcttcacaaggtcctttgctgttgttctgggattgatgtgcactttactcaccaaagtacgttcatctctaggagacagaacgcgtctccttcctgagcggtatgatgactgcgtggtccgatggtgtttatacttgcgtgctattgtttgtacagatgaacgtggtaccttcaggtgtttggaaattgctcccagggatgaaccagacttgtagaggtctaccatttttttctgaggtcttggctgatttccccatgatgtcaagcaaagaggcactgagctggaaggtaggccttgaaatacatccacagatacacctccaattgactcaaatgatgtcaattagcctatcagatgcttctaaagccataacatccttttctggaattttccaagctgtttaaaggcacagtcaactcagtgtatgtaaacttctgacccactggaatggtgatacataagtgaaataatctgtctgtaaacaattgttggaaaaattacttgtgtcatgcacaaagtagatgtcctaaccgacttgccaaaactatagtttgttaacaagaaatttgtggagtggttgaaaaacaagttttaatgacttcaacctaagtgtatgtaaacttccgacttcaactgtacaccggTGAGTCTGTAGATCTGTTAGAATGGTAAGAATGAAATAAAGGAGACAAGGAGATGAGCAGCTATAGACTCTCGCCTAGTAGATCAGATCACATCTTGGTACTCCGTCCCCCCGCCGGTACTTCCTCATTCTGTGTTCTCTGATTCCATGATACCCCTGGGCATtcaccctcttcctcttcctgctcctccaAGACCGCCACCACCACTTCTTCATTGATGATGTCATCAAGGTTGTCATAGCCACCCTCCTCCCAGCCCACAGAGGGGGTGATGGGGTCGGCAGGGTTAGGGGTCGTTGCCACAGCGTTGAAGGAGACAAAGCCCACCAGGATGATCACCAGAGACACAATGTACAGACctgagaactacacacacaccagatgAGCTATATGAGGCCATAGTAGATTACACGTTAACAACAGTCATCAATACACTGAACAGGGACACGGTGACCAGGGGATTTCTCTGCAGGACTAAGATGTTTTAAGATAAGGTCAGCTGTGTCCTGTGATCAGGACAGCTCTACCTCTGTTTCTGGGTACTGATCTTATCACTACTGTCTCCTTGATCTCATAGAGATTAGATTCGACAAGTTTGACAGAGATTACAGCGAGTACAGTCATTGTTTAGCAGCAATCAATCTATCATCCATCTATGGAGTCATCAAATCATTGATTAACTCATCTCTTTATCTGTTCAGAAACACAATCACTAACTGTCAAATGGCTCAACCTACTGTACCCCCTATCCTCAGtgtttctgttgtgtgtgtgtactaaccgtgtATTGAAAGAGAAACAGGCCACAGAAGAGGCTGAGGAGGTCTGCAGTGAGCAGGGAGAGGTTGACTGCTGTAGCACTTGTCTTCTTGACCACTATGGGCATACAGCTGTACAGGGTGTACATACACAGGCCATAGGCAGCAAACAGCAGGCCTGGGGAGAGAAGAAGTATACATTATAAAATGAACATGCTATACTATACAGTGTTGATCCTTGTTTTCGCAGAGTATGAACGACAACAGCATTTCTAATATGTTTAACTTGGCTCTCTTATCACTCCTAAGGTGCATCTGtctttttaatattttattaTGTGTTCTTATCTGAATATTATTGATCCTTGTCTTGTGTTTTGTAATCATTGATTATGCTTGTGGTGATTAAACAATTTCCCAAGTTGGAATCAACAGAGTGCTActactctactctctctactcattCATACAGCTGTTCTGGGTGTAGTCAGAGAACAATAGGCCTGAACAGAAAACACATACAGTCATTATACAGGGCAGAAAGTATTATTAACAAGGAAGATCAACTGTTGCAGCTCCCATAAAACCCAAGATAAAGAGCAGCAAAGAGCAGTATGTGGAAACTGTACTTCTGCAAGCTAACGCAGCATACATTCTGTACTCTCTGTAACCTTGCCACCAAAAACATCTGTAACCACCACCATGTCTGTAACCCTAAGAGAGAGTTAATAACCGGTGCCCTGGGGTGGTCTAGTCGTTTACACTACCGAATCTGCGGACCCACAACTACTTTGTAACAAATCCTCTCCTTACTTTCTTTCTTCTacactgtcctgtctctttaataaaaaaactaacaaaaatgTCAAcaaatatacaggtaactgccaaaataaaggaagcaccaacataaagtgtcttaatagggcgttgggtcaCCACGAGCTGCCACAACATCTTcagtgcaccttggcatagattctacaagtgtctggtactatattggagggatgcaacaccactcctccattcctccagaaatgccataatttggtgttttgttgatggtggtggaaaacgctgtcttaggcgctgctccagaatctcccataagtgttcaattgtgttgatctggtgactgagacacacacactttacacccCCTATGCACCTTTGAGACCCCTCCtttaaagtcactgagttctCTTCTTCCagtcatggtagccaaaataatgtgcaactgggcattttatacatgaccctaagcatgatgggatgttagttgcttaattaactcaggaaccacacctgtgtggaagtacctgctttcaatatactatgaatccctcatttactcaagagtttattttatttagccAGTTACTTGTatattttgttttatgtggtACTAACCGATTCTCCAGTCCCATTGGATGTTTGCCACGTTGTTATGCTCCAGAACACCCCTGTAGGAACACAGTAGACCACTCAAATCAACCACATTCCCATTCTACTACCTTCTCCCCGAACATGTACACTCAACACACATccacacgcatgcgcacacacacgtaaacacacacacttacagctgTATGCCACTGATGAGTGTGCCGAACAGGCCGACCATGCCTAGGAACTCTACACTGCTGAGGTGTTTGACGGTGTACTCCTGACACAAGTTAGACACAGCATATAGGCTGGCACTGAGTAGGACCAAGCCATCACCTAGCAGAACGTCTGaggctaggagagagggaggagaggagcgagataggagaggaggatgaggaaagagGTGAGGTTAAGATGTTACTATTTAGAACTGAGAGATTGAATGAAATAATTAATGAATTAACGTAGTGGGTTCTTACTGGATCCCAAGTCTCGTCCAGCCAGTAGGTCAGCTCCCACCATGGCCCCCACCCccagcagacagacacacacagatacgtaGTGGACGGGTCTGTAGCATGTCTTCAGGAACCAGCAGGAGAGTATCATCAACACAGGGATCACAAAACAGTCCAGCAGCTGGAAGACGGAGAGACACACCAGAATAGTCACATACATTGACATAACtcagcacacacacgcatacacacatgcatgcctGCAGGCATGCAaactcgcacacacacaaaaacatacagacatatacacacaccctctcGAAGTTCTGACCTGTATACTGGTGAGTGTAGTGTACTGGTAAGCTTTAACCACTGTGTAGTTAGCCTCGACGTCCACCAAGCCTACTAGGAGATACTTCCACCACCTTTTCTTTAAAATCTGAAACATATTGccattacctacagtacgttaggAGAAGGTAGCCTGGAGGTTATGGCACTGCTACACAATTATAACATTTTATATTCACAAGTGTACTATTCTGATGAGGAGCGCcctggggtggtgtgtgtgagagagagactacctGTTCTTCAGAACAGCACGTtggtgtgcgtgagtgtgtgtgtacctgttctgAACAGCAGAGCAGTGGTGTAGGTGAGGCAGAGCAGTGCGTAGCTCATAAAGCTCTGGAACATGGGCGCGTCCACGTGGTAGTCTGAAGCCAGGTACTGGGATGTTACTGCTGTGCCACACATGAGAACAGCCAAACCCTGACCCATGGCTACTGTCTTCACCAGCTGCCTGTTAGGACAAAGCATGAGTGAAGCACAAATTCAGCAACTCTGGAAGACAGTAGACGTTGATAAAGCTGCGTCTTTATTGGTAAAACCAACATGTTTCGGCCCTATAGTCTTCAAAAGGGTTTTATCTCAACTCAGTCCAGGCATCTGTATGGTAGCCGCCAGGGACATTCACAACTACTGGACAGTGGACACCCTCCATTCTTGGACATTGATAGATCTCCACTATGTCACTATCTGTCCGacatggcaccgtattccctatatagtgctctactttcgaTCAGAGCCCATAGGGagctggttaaaagtagtgcactatataaaggATAGGTTGCCATATGGGATGCAGATAATCACTGATataacatctctctccctccagttgaGTTTTCTCTCCCCACAGACTCACCATGTAAACACTTCTTTAGGGTTGAACTTCAGAAGCTTCCGGATAATAAGGCATTTTCTATCATAATTATTTCTGGGATCTGTAGCTATAATCCCCTCTGGGTCCTTCTCAGCCATGTTGTGTCGCTGTAACAGTGGGGTCCTGGGATGGGGAATACACTGCTGTGTGCCGCCTGTCCTGGGGCTTTTAAATGTCTACTGTGCTGCCTGGGCTGAATGATTAACAGTGTTCTCTAATCAAAGTGCAAAGACTACTTAGTGTTTTCAGATGATAGGTGTTATAGTAGTGATGAAAGTGTGTGGTACAAAGTGGGTGAAAATGGGTGTGTGAAACTGTGGGAGGGGGTTGGGGGGTATTTAGATAAGTGATTACTTCATTTCAGCCAGGTAATTACTCCACCCAAGGAAGGAAAGGCTTGAATGAATAAAGACAGGAAATAAGAGGAAGGAGGAAGGCTGTGTGGATTCAAACAGGGCACATATCCCTTCTCTATGTTACTTGCTTGTCTCCATTGTCACATAGCTACTGTACATACCATGCACTGACCTTTAATAGAACTCAGTGGTTCCATGGCAGTCAAGCCCATGGCAGCTAAGTTTAGCACTGGCCCAGCCCAGGCAACTGTGGCCTGCTGTATTTACTTTCCAACACCGGCAATATCCTAGTTGGTGCAGTGTCTTATGTGCATCTAGTAGACAAAGAGCAGCTCATAAAAAGAGCAGTTAAAATGTCATGACACAATACTGTAAACTGGACAAATATCTAGCCTTTTTCTCTGTTTATTTTTAAGTCGGAAACTACGTTACCTAATTCCCTCCAACCACACTCTCGCGAGACTGCGCGAGGAGGGCACAAGTTGGAGGAAACATGGCGACGTCTAATTTGTTAAAGGTAAGAGCCTCTTCACTTCAAGATTTTACCTGGATTTGAACACGTAATTATGCGCCCGATGCCCATAGTCTGGATGTAAATAAGTTCATGAatgagttaaaaacaaacccgaCCACGAACAGTGtttgacatttttgttgttgttgttgcatttaaGGCAACAGAAAGGTCTctcttgctagttagctagcaaggGATGCTAAGACaatttagctagccagccatctggCTAACGTGCAATACAGTTGTCACCGGCATAAGCATTTCGTCTTTTAAATTGATAGTTAATCAATAATATAATTCACAGTTCATTGTAGTAACGGTTGTCTGTCCACGTCAAACTGTAAGAGAATATACAGAAGGCTTGTGCAGGTGGTGGAACAATCAGCTGAATTGGCAAGCTAACATTACATTAGTTCTGTTTGTCAGTTCTCCAGCACAGCAAACTGTACATACAGTCTTGACTGTTATAGATTGATCGGAGTTGGGTACAactacactgttgacaatttagTCTGCAGCTTAGGTTTTAGTAGAAGCAGGATTTATTTTAGCGCACACAGTCTTGACTGCTACAGATTGATAAGAGTTGGGTGCAATTACACTGTTCTCTGTAGCTAAGGTTTTAGTTGAAGCCGGATTTATTTTAGCGAACTAAACCATTGTAACGTTATGTTTTAAAGGAATAGAATAGAAAACTACTATTAAACATACAATTTGGTTCAGAACAGCGTCAGTCGCAAGTTACTGGGTAATGGCTTAGTAAGTAGGAACAGTGTTGTTTGTTCTCGTCTGTTTCCAGAATGATTGACTCTAGATACTGGGTAGTGTGGTCGTGACTAGTGTCATCTCTGCAGAGTGAAGGCTCTCTGTAGTCTGAGATACTAAGTAACAGATAGTAAAAGTAATTGTTTCAGTTTCTTCCCAGAATAATGTCCCATTGCAGTTTGACAGTAGTTGTAGTGAGTACTGGGTCATATTCACTAGGCACGAAATAGAAGCAAACAGAGAGTGACTACTTGAAATTGTCCACATAGAAATGCttgttttccttttctgttgCCAAACATTTTCCACCGTGTgtactaatgaatacgaccctgagtagtaacagtatagttgtagtgagTTGTAACAGTAGTATCATCTCCCTCCAGAATAAAGGCTCCTTGCAGTTTGAGGACAAGTGGGACTTGATGAGGCCCATCGTTCTCAAGCTGCTGAGACAGGAGGCTGTCACCAAGCAGCAGTGGTTCGACCTCTTCTCGTAAGATGCACACACTGCATCACACCACACCAAACTGCacagaagaaacacacacacatactgcaccgcacacacacagaaaccctaCGCTTGTTATTGTGTGTTGCAGAGATGtccatgctgtgtgtctgtgggatgATAAGGGCCCAGCTAAGATCCACCAGGCGCTCAAAGAAGACATCCTAGACTTCATTAAACAAGCTCAGAACGTAAGTGGAACAGTGGGTTACAGGGGAAGGGTTTCAGTAATGGTTGAAATCCCATTTGAGGTTGGAATGTGCCATTcttcgcacacatacacacacacctttccaGTACAGTGATAACAGTTGTCGGCAAGAGGCTGACCCTTAAACCCCTGAATCCTGACCTCTACCTATGCAAGCTGTCTCTCACCTAACTTCTGACCTGTGTTTCCATGGCAGCGTGTTTTGAGTCACCAGGATGACACAGCGTTACTGAAGGCCTACATTGTGGAGTGGAGGAAGTTTTTCACGCAGTGTGACATCCTGCCCAAACCCTTCTGTCAGCTGGAGATCACACTGATGGGGAAGCAGGGCAGCAACAAGAAGTCTAACGTTGAGGACAGCATCGTACgcaaggtgaggagaggggaatgagggagaggaggaaggagagaggcagggcaGCAGCAATGAGTCTAATGTAGAGTACAGCATCGTACgctgggaggggagagatggacagtGCTCTTCTTTTTGATGGTATGCATCAACTGTCTTGTCCtgctttttctctctcgctctctctcttatttatatatatatatatatttatttatttattagaggtcggcgattaatcagaatggccgattaattagggccgatttcaagttttcataacaatcggtaatctgcatttctggacaccgatcatggccgattaaaTTACACTccactacctgttatgcgagtgcggcaaggagccaaggtaaggtgctagctagcattaaacgtatcttataaaaaacaatcaatcttaacataatcactagttaactacacatggttgatgatattactagtttatctagcttgtcctgcgttgcatataatcgatgcggtgcctgttaatttatcattgaatcacagcctacttcaccaaatgggtgatttaacaagcgcattcgcgaaaaaagatctgtcgttgcaccaatgtgtacctaaccataaacatcaacacctttcttaaaatcaatacacaagtatttttaaatctgcatatttagttaatattgcctgctaacatgaatttcttttaactagggcaATTGTGccacttctcttgtgttctgtgcaacagagtcggggtatatgcagcagtttgggcctcctggctcattgcgaactgtgtgaagactatttcttcctaacaaagacagccaacttcgccaaacggaggatgatttaacaaaagcgcatttgcgaaaaaaaaaaaaaagcacaatcgttgcacgaatgtacataaccataaacatcaatgcctttcttgaaatcaatacacagaagtatattttttttaaacctgcatatttagttaaaagaaattcatgttagcaggcaataataAACTGGGGAAATTGTTCACTTCTCTTacgttcattgcatgcagagtcagggtatatgcaacagtttgggccgcctggctcgttgcgaactaatttgtccgaattttacgtaattatgacataccattgaaggttgtgcaatgtaacagcaatatttagacttatggatgccacccgttagataaaatacggaatggttccatatttcacgaaagaataaacgttttgttttcaaaatgatagtttctggatttgaccatattaatgacctaaggctcgtatttctgtgtgttattataattaagtctatgatttgatagagcagtctgactgagtggtggtaggtagcagcaggctcgtaagcattcattcaaacagcactttactgcgtttgcctgtagctcttcgcaatgcttcaagcattgtgctgtttatgacttcaagcctatcaactcccgagaaaAGGCTGGctatactaaagtacctattagaacatccaatagtcaaaggtatatgaaatacaaatggtatagagagaaatagtcctgtaataactacaacctaaatcttcttacctgggaatattgaagactcatgttaaaaggaaccaccagctttcatatgttctcatgt comes from Salmo salar chromosome ssa20, Ssal_v3.1, whole genome shotgun sequence and encodes:
- the LOC106581018 gene encoding solute carrier family 35 member F2 gives rise to the protein MAEKDPEGIIATDPRNNYDRKCLIIRKLLKFNPKEVFTWQLVKTVAMGQGLAVLMCGTAVTSQYLASDYHVDAPMFQSFMSYALLCLTYTTALLFRTGNGNMFQILKKRWWKYLLVGLVDVEANYTVVKAYQYTTLTSIQLLDCFVIPVLMILSCWFLKTCYRPVHYVSVCVCLLGVGAMVGADLLAGRDLGSTSDVLLGDGLVLLSASLYAVSNLCQEYTVKHLSSVEFLGMVGLFGTLISGIQLGVLEHNNVANIQWDWRIGLLFAAYGLCMYTLYSCMPIVVKKTSATAVNLSLLTADLLSLFCGLFLFQYTFSGLYIVSLVIILVGFVSFNAVATTPNPADPITPSVGWEEGGYDNLDDIINEEVVVAVLEEQEEEEGECPGVSWNQRTQNEEVPAGGRSTKM